The DNA sequence ATACGCAGAAATCGCTGATCGCCGGCCCGGTCGGCCAGATCGAAATCGCGGTCGACCTGCCCGACGCCGTGCGCGAGCGCAGCGCCGCGCCGCGCGGCATCGCGCTCGTCGCGCACCCGCATCCGCTGTTCGGCGGCACGATGGACAACAAGGTCGCGCAGACGCTCGCGCGCACGCTGGTCCAGCTGAACTACGTGGTGTACCGGTCGAACTTCCGCGGCGTCGGCGCGACCGAGGGCGTGCACGACAACGGCATCGGCGAGGCCGACGACCTGCTCGCGGTGCTCGCGCACATGCGCGCGCAGCCGGGCCTCGCGGAGCTGCCGCTGGTGCTCGCCGGGTTCTCGTTCGGCACCTTCGTGCTGTCGCATGTCGGCAAGCGGCTGCGCGACGCGGGCGAGGCGATCGAGCGGATGGTGTTCGTCGGCACCGCGGCGAGCCGCTGGCAGGTGGCCGAGGTGCCGGAAAACACGCTCGTGATCCACGGCGAAACCGACGACACCGTGCCGATCGGATCGGTCTACGACTGGGCGCGGCCGCAGGAGCTGCCGGTCGTCGTGATCCCCGGCGCCGAGCATTTCTTCCATCGCAAGCTGCACGTGCTCAAGCGCATCATCGTCGACGCGTGGCGTTGAGCGGTTGAACCGAACCGGCCGCGATGTCTCGCGGCTGGGTTGTCGGGTTCTTGGGTTGCCGTCCGACGGATCGACTGCCCGGTAGTCTTGCGGCTCGACAGAGCGATGGGCAGCCGTACAGTCGTACAGCCGTACAGAGCGAGAGTCCGATAGCTCGATGGCTCGATGGATCGACGGATCGACGGCTTGTCAGATCGACAGATCGACAGATCGACGGCTCGCCCGACCGACAGGGCGACAGCCGGGCAGGGCAATAGAACGACCGCCCGTCTACGAGCCCGCCCCCGCACATCCCCATCCCGCACACCCCCGCCCCGCACCACCCACCCCCGCCGCCACGCTTCGAAATCCGAACGGCCGCGCAACTTGCACGCCGCCTGCACGCGCCTTTCGCGCGGCTTCGACGACGCTTGCCCGCTACGCAGCCGCGCTATCCTGCGCGAGCCGATGTGCGCCGACTTGCCGCCCGACTCGACGCCCGGTTCGCGAAAACGCCGTTCGCGGCCACGTATAATGGCCGCATTTCGCGTCGCCGGCGGCCCGGCTGGCCCATGCGGCGCTCGTTTCTCCGCCGCTGCGCCCGCTCGCGCGCGGCCGCGAACCGAACGCGTCCGCACGAGTCCAACCGCCGCGTTTCGCGCCGTCCGACGCAGTCGGGCGCATGCCCGGAACGCCCGCCGCCTTGCCGTTCAACCGTGCGCATTTCGCGCCGCACTTTCTGCCATCAGCCTGAATCGATCATGCGTCTGTCTTCCCAAGGCCTCAAGTCTCTCGCTTCTTCCATCGCCTTCGGCACCGCCGCGCGCAACGTCGCGCTGGGCGTGATGCTGCCCGTCGCGCTCGCGTCGACGATCGTCGTCGCCGAGGCGAAGCCGGCCGCCAAGGCCCGTGCCGCGCATGCCGCGCCGGCCGCCGCCGAGCAGTCCACCGGCGCGCCCGCGACCTTCATGCCGGGCGCGGTGCCGCCGCCGGGCGTGAACGCGCGCTCGTGGGTGCTCGTCGATGCGACCAGCAACACGGTGCTGGCATCCGGCAACGCCGACGAACGCGTCGAGCCCGCATCGCTCACCAAGCTGATGACGGCCTACCTCGTGTTCGAAGCGCTCGACAAGAAGAAGATCTCGATGGAGCAGATCGTCACGCCGAGCGAGGCGGTACGCCGCGTCGGCCGCGACGAGTCGCGCATGTTCATCGAGGCGAACAAGCCGGTGTCGGTGCACGACCTCGTCTACGGGATGATCATCCAGTCGGGCAACGACGCGGCGATCGCGCTGGCCGAACTGGTCGGCGGCAGCGAAGGGCAGTTCGTCACGCTGATGAACGACGAGGCGCAGCGCCTCGGCATGAAGGGCACGCACTTCGCCGACGTGAACGGCATGCCCGACCCGAACCACTACACGACGGCCGGCGACCTCGCGAAGCTGTCCGCGCACCTGATCCGCGATTTTCCGCAGTACTACGGGATCTTCTCGGAGAAGGAATTCAAGTACAACAACATCCGCCAGGGCAACCGCAACCGCCTGCTGTGGCTCGACCCGACCGTCGACGGCCTGAAGACCGGCCATACGCAAGCGGCCGGCTACTGCCTGATCGCGTCGGCCAAGCGCGCGATTCCGGGCGTCGACGGCCAGCGCCGCCTCGTGTCGGTGATGATGGGCGAGCCGAAGGAGGGCGACCGCACCGCCGACAGCATGAAGATGCTGAACTACGGCTATAGCGCGTTCGACTCGGTGCGTCTGTTCAAGGGCGGCCAGGCGATGTCGACGCCGCGCATCTACAAGGGCAAGGCCAACACCGTGCAGGTCGGCGTGAAGGGCGACCAGTGGGTGACGGTGCCGCGCGGCTTCGGCGACAAGGTGAAGACGGA is a window from the Burkholderia vietnamiensis LMG 10929 genome containing:
- a CDS encoding alpha/beta hydrolase: MNVHTQKSLIAGPVGQIEIAVDLPDAVRERSAAPRGIALVAHPHPLFGGTMDNKVAQTLARTLVQLNYVVYRSNFRGVGATEGVHDNGIGEADDLLAVLAHMRAQPGLAELPLVLAGFSFGTFVLSHVGKRLRDAGEAIERMVFVGTAASRWQVAEVPENTLVIHGETDDTVPIGSVYDWARPQELPVVVIPGAEHFFHRKLHVLKRIIVDAWR
- a CDS encoding D-alanyl-D-alanine carboxypeptidase family protein — its product is MRLSSQGLKSLASSIAFGTAARNVALGVMLPVALASTIVVAEAKPAAKARAAHAAPAAAEQSTGAPATFMPGAVPPPGVNARSWVLVDATSNTVLASGNADERVEPASLTKLMTAYLVFEALDKKKISMEQIVTPSEAVRRVGRDESRMFIEANKPVSVHDLVYGMIIQSGNDAAIALAELVGGSEGQFVTLMNDEAQRLGMKGTHFADVNGMPDPNHYTTAGDLAKLSAHLIRDFPQYYGIFSEKEFKYNNIRQGNRNRLLWLDPTVDGLKTGHTQAAGYCLIASAKRAIPGVDGQRRLVSVMMGEPKEGDRTADSMKMLNYGYSAFDSVRLFKGGQAMSTPRIYKGKANTVQVGVKGDQWVTVPRGFGDKVKTEVDVNAPLIAPLAEGQQVGTVKIVADGKALSEFPIVALQAVPEAGIFGRIWDSILLMFSKKK